One Beggiatoa leptomitoformis DNA segment encodes these proteins:
- the bioH gene encoding pimeloyl-ACP methyl ester esterase BioH — MHINPLYIKQQGQGNPLILLHGWGFNHTIWDSIANELAKTWRVYLVDLPGHGQSPLCDYELTTLCQILVDNLPQQAVWVGWSLGGLFSMAIANRYPTAVKALALVATSPRFSIADDWKCAMTNTILQTFEQNLQADAVGTLKRFLSLQVKNSDTARTQLRHLYQLFQTGGYPQPAALQGGLQLLRTVDLRDTLAQITCPAWLCLGEHDTLVPVAVGEACQQIWRPLETVYIPSAAHIPFLSHPELFLHHLSDFFSHHGLT, encoded by the coding sequence ATGCACATTAATCCCCTGTATATTAAACAGCAAGGACAAGGAAACCCCTTAATTTTATTACATGGTTGGGGATTTAATCACACCATTTGGGACAGTATTGCGAATGAATTGGCAAAAACATGGCGGGTTTATCTAGTTGATTTACCGGGACATGGACAAAGTCCACTATGTGATTATGAATTAACCACATTATGTCAGATATTGGTTGATAATTTACCACAACAAGCCGTTTGGGTAGGATGGTCTTTAGGGGGATTATTCTCAATGGCAATCGCAAATCGTTATCCTACGGCTGTTAAAGCACTTGCACTGGTTGCAACATCCCCTCGCTTTAGCATTGCAGACGATTGGAAATGTGCGATGACAAATACAATATTACAAACGTTTGAACAAAACTTACAAGCAGATGCAGTAGGCACACTTAAACGTTTTCTGTCTTTACAAGTTAAAAATAGCGATACTGCCCGCACACAACTACGACATTTATATCAACTATTTCAAACGGGGGGCTATCCACAACCCGCTGCTTTACAAGGTGGATTACAATTATTACGCACCGTAGATTTACGAGATACGCTCGCACAAATTACCTGCCCTGCTTGGTTGTGCTTAGGCGAACATGATACGCTAGTTCCCGTTGCTGTCGGCGAGGCATGTCAACAGATTTGGCGACCGTTAGAAACCGTTTATATTCCCTCTGCCGCCCATATTCCTTTCTTATCTCATCCTGAGCTTTTTTTACATCACCTGTCTGATTTTTTCTCACACCATGGACTCACCTGA
- the bioC gene encoding malonyl-ACP O-methyltransferase BioC, with translation MDSPDLLNLRAIARSFGQAAQTYEQFAQLQKEVCEQLVARTVELKIQPTVIADIGAGSGRLTRALSQHYPNAQLYALDIAMPMLQYAQQKAPWSIPFFRPRHQHFIAANALHLPIASASVDLVVSSLMLQWCPDFAGVFAEFARVLKPDGVLLFSTLGLDTLKELRQSWASVDDTNHINHFTDMHELGDALLRAGLHNPVMDVDWHRYYYADVVTLMRELRAIGAHTVMTGKRQGLTGKHKFQSMLSHYEQHRTPQGLTATYEVVYGHAGGRKTPQIKSTDGIVKIPISQIQRPKPTD, from the coding sequence ATGGACTCACCTGATTTATTAAACTTACGTGCCATTGCCCGTTCATTTGGACAAGCCGCACAAACTTATGAACAGTTTGCACAATTACAAAAAGAAGTTTGTGAACAGCTAGTTGCTCGTACAGTGGAATTAAAAATACAACCCACCGTTATTGCCGACATTGGTGCAGGTAGTGGACGTTTAACCCGTGCATTAAGCCAACACTACCCAAATGCACAACTTTACGCACTAGATATTGCTATGCCCATGTTGCAATATGCACAACAAAAAGCTCCATGGTCTATCCCCTTTTTTCGTCCTCGTCATCAACATTTTATTGCCGCAAATGCCCTACATCTGCCCATCGCATCAGCGAGTGTTGATTTAGTCGTATCCAGCTTAATGTTGCAATGGTGTCCTGATTTTGCGGGCGTATTTGCTGAGTTTGCTCGCGTTTTAAAACCTGATGGTGTTTTATTATTTTCTACACTCGGTTTAGATACCTTAAAAGAATTGCGCCAAAGCTGGGCAAGCGTTGACGATACAAACCATATTAATCACTTCACAGACATGCACGAATTAGGCGATGCATTACTCCGTGCCGGGCTACATAATCCCGTTATGGATGTTGATTGGCATCGTTATTATTACGCTGATGTTGTCACCCTGATGCGGGAACTAAGAGCAATTGGTGCGCACACAGTGATGACAGGTAAACGTCAAGGATTGACAGGAAAACATAAATTTCAATCTATGTTAAGCCACTATGAACAGCATCGAACACCCCAAGGACTCACCGCAACGTATGAGGTCGTTTATGGACATGCAGGTGGACGTAAAACACCACAAATAAAATCAACGGACGGTATAGTAAAAATTCCCATTTCACAAATCCAACGCCCCAAGCCAACAGATTGA
- a CDS encoding O-antigen ligase family protein, with the protein MNFRNITFSFNNITDVRRLCTVLLGIALAVSTGLTNIFLAAAFILLLIEKENRSRYFTLLCTHPVAQISMLLFLLFIIGLSYGTTDVKETWFVLGKYRELAYIPLFILLFQDEDTREGSLWAFMLVMAYTLILSYIMWGTGIQIAKGTPENAFIFKNHISQGLMMSLAAYFLAVYGWQYPRFRWLCILGAGLAIFNVLFMLYGRTGYIVLLCLILLFIYQVARWRGILLSVMPILLLCTGVYFSSTPIQERLGLMLQELHTHESGAKITSMGLRVEFNKNGFALFKEHPLFGTGTGSVPTEYSRYTENMHSTPTENLHNEYLMIAVQLGIVGVLFFLALFYILWRNSYRLTPSRYVYMAQGLIIMMSVGCLANSFLFDMTEGHLFAYFVGLFYSTLPRTNA; encoded by the coding sequence TTGAACTTCAGAAATATCACTTTCTCCTTTAACAACATAACGGATGTACGCCGTTTATGCACAGTGTTACTAGGCATTGCCCTTGCCGTATCAACAGGATTAACCAACATTTTTCTCGCGGCTGCTTTTATCCTATTATTAATAGAAAAAGAAAATCGTAGCCGTTATTTCACCCTCTTATGCACACATCCCGTTGCACAAATTTCAATGCTACTATTTTTACTATTTATCATTGGATTAAGCTACGGAACAACAGACGTTAAAGAAACGTGGTTTGTTTTGGGTAAATATAGAGAGCTTGCTTATATCCCATTATTTATTTTACTATTTCAAGATGAAGATACACGTGAAGGCAGTTTATGGGCATTTATGCTCGTTATGGCTTATACACTGATTTTATCTTACATCATGTGGGGAACGGGTATTCAAATAGCGAAAGGCACACCAGAAAATGCGTTTATTTTTAAAAACCATATTTCACAAGGGCTGATGATGTCCTTAGCGGCCTACTTTCTCGCTGTTTATGGCTGGCAATATCCGCGTTTTCGCTGGTTATGTATATTGGGTGCAGGACTTGCCATTTTTAACGTCTTATTCATGCTATATGGACGTACAGGCTATATTGTCCTACTGTGCTTGATTCTACTTTTTATCTATCAAGTTGCACGCTGGCGAGGAATATTGCTAAGTGTTATGCCTATTCTGCTACTTTGCACAGGGGTTTATTTCAGCTCTACACCGATTCAAGAACGGCTGGGACTCATGTTACAAGAGCTACACACACATGAATCAGGCGCAAAAATTACCTCAATGGGACTACGGGTAGAGTTCAACAAAAATGGCTTTGCCTTGTTTAAAGAACATCCCCTATTTGGCACGGGAACAGGTAGCGTCCCCACAGAATATTCACGTTATACCGAAAATATGCACTCAACACCAACCGAAAACTTGCATAATGAATATCTTATGATTGCCGTACAACTAGGAATAGTGGGTGTACTATTTTTTCTTGCCCTATTTTACATACTCTGGCGCAATAGTTACCGACTCACACCCTCGCGTTACGTTTACATGGCACAAGGATTAATCATAATGATGTCAGTAGGTTGTTTAGCAAATTCGTTTCTTTTTGACATGACAGAAGGGCATCTCTTCGCCTATTTCGTCGGCTTATTTTATTCAACCCTGCCACGTACTAACGCATAA
- a CDS encoding metallophosphoesterase family protein, which translates to MTYKVTIVGAVGENVVYNEQTIINLLSTQQQALLHGNLFTGKPSTKLYVDTQNALKIRGEIRLDGRAALKWATQALVKEQTYQVHHPHKTWFVAEESEQSIALIGNICPRLHPIHDLFTQESVDIKLRLQYLAMLFEHYLRLAKNTGIRLDEGLSNFGVTTDGQLYYLDDDFYTWDRFIACAQVMGVYFRKLQWLNSDTAVVFAHSVRALILEHFKDKQYLTVLAEQLEDVFIPAETQRIALESFIRALDERHDATHVHLTKTRYFALLADIHANFPALQTVLAYLKNRSIKQGVVLGDIVGYGPHPSECIDCIREAGFHIVKGNHDHGLATGNFKKGFSNSASWALEWATHRITAEQRAWLADLPPILHDEKWLALHGAPLDPTFFNAYVYEMTYEDNLDTLERKSIPLCFHGHTHQPVTYARKAGFVDSLYKGQQIDLTPFDYALVCPGSIGQPRNGQVGAQFAIYDQETHKIHYHNLAYPIEITLQDMQNEGFPETLLKMLHGIM; encoded by the coding sequence ATGACTTATAAAGTCACCATTGTTGGTGCAGTTGGAGAAAATGTTGTTTATAACGAACAAACTATTATCAATTTATTAAGTACTCAACAGCAAGCGTTGTTACACGGAAATTTATTTACAGGTAAGCCTAGTACTAAATTATATGTTGATACACAAAACGCGCTTAAAATTCGCGGGGAAATCCGTTTAGATGGACGTGCCGCGTTAAAGTGGGCAACACAAGCATTGGTTAAAGAGCAAACTTATCAGGTACATCATCCGCATAAAACATGGTTTGTTGCTGAAGAATCTGAACAATCTATTGCTCTAATTGGTAATATTTGTCCACGCTTGCATCCCATTCATGATTTGTTTACTCAAGAATCCGTCGATATTAAGTTACGTTTACAGTATTTAGCGATGTTATTCGAGCATTATTTACGTTTGGCAAAAAATACTGGCATTAGATTAGATGAGGGCTTATCTAATTTTGGTGTAACGACTGATGGTCAATTGTATTATTTAGATGATGATTTTTATACATGGGATCGTTTTATTGCTTGCGCTCAGGTGATGGGGGTTTATTTTCGTAAGTTACAGTGGTTAAACAGTGATACTGCTGTTGTGTTCGCCCATTCTGTCCGCGCACTCATTTTAGAACATTTTAAGGATAAACAGTATTTGACTGTGCTGGCTGAACAGTTGGAAGATGTTTTTATTCCTGCTGAAACACAGCGTATCGCATTAGAAAGCTTTATTCGGGCATTAGACGAGCGACATGATGCAACACATGTGCATCTGACTAAAACACGTTATTTTGCTTTATTAGCGGATATTCATGCAAATTTCCCTGCATTGCAAACAGTGCTTGCTTATTTGAAAAACCGTAGCATTAAACAAGGTGTAGTATTAGGTGATATTGTAGGATACGGACCGCATCCAAGTGAGTGTATTGATTGTATTCGTGAGGCTGGTTTTCATATTGTGAAGGGTAATCATGATCATGGATTAGCAACAGGCAACTTTAAAAAAGGATTTTCTAATAGCGCAAGTTGGGCTTTAGAATGGGCAACACATCGTATAACAGCAGAACAAAGGGCTTGGCTGGCTGACTTACCGCCAATTTTACATGATGAAAAATGGCTTGCTTTACATGGCGCACCGCTTGATCCAACCTTTTTTAATGCTTATGTTTATGAAATGACTTATGAGGATAATTTGGATACCTTAGAAAGAAAAAGTATCCCATTGTGTTTTCATGGTCATACGCATCAACCCGTTACTTATGCACGTAAAGCGGGTTTTGTGGATAGTTTATATAAAGGGCAACAGATTGATTTAACACCTTTTGATTACGCTTTAGTTTGTCCCGGCTCTATTGGACAACCGCGTAATGGACAAGTGGGTGCGCAATTTGCGATTTATGATCAAGAAACGCATAAAATTCATTATCACAATTTAGCCTATCCAATTGAAATAACACTGCAAGATATGCAAAATGAGGGTTTCCCTGAAACCTTATTAAAAATGTTACACGGTATTATGTAA
- a CDS encoding methyl-accepting chemotaxis protein, with protein MLHFFNRLKVGTKILVGYFVALVLMLMIGSITLVQLNKVNGTVVTLTDNLAQELHFTNELMNQILVVRLYTSRYVNSKNDADLKLYTAEIEKFYQLIKTANEKNLLKTRPRIEQVQKSVEQYQALLMQLVDVYKQRQQNIEQVILAQGVFIENELHQLVTENFKAQDINQIYQTSAIQQSWLSVRLNASKFLEKGDNAWIDKFEESHQAVQTEIATLKQTGNSPIIAEIEKAIQKYMESFNQIKAGYAYEVDATKQLRIYGADVRDNVENIINDITADFESAKQTAQATVQQTVISTGSTLLGAIIISLGFGFGITRSITRQLGGEPAEVASMAERIANGDLAFNSGKRREGLFGSMQLMQQQLRERIEEDKRIADEALRINQALDSVTTNVIIADSHFKIIYANKAVQTLFQREQDKFRQELPQLNTTNLCGQTIDSLHKDSQAHRRILQNLQRSEHSRLDLTSLVIEYIVTPVISPQGERVGYVKELQDRTVEVATEQEINNVIHAASQGDFEKRVGLAGKTGFFKSFSEGVNQIMNYNQLAVEDTMRMFAALAKGDLTQKIDRNYLGSLEQLKNDANSTVDKLTEIITFIKESADTVSTASEEISTGNISLSQRTEEQAASLEETAASMEEMTSTVQQNADNARQATQLASTARERAAQGRGVVGSAVQAMSAISESSRRVADIISVIDEIAFQTNLLALNAAVEAARAGEQGRGFAVVATEVRNLAQRSANAAKEIKNLIRDSVEKVKEGTQLVNESGNTLQEIVTAVKKVSDIIAEIAAASQEQSSGIHQVNKAISQMDEMTQQNAALVEESASASESMTEQAQRLRQQVAFFQTNRTIQRNSTQKTEPTKPKAVDKASHFLEKVQNKTEKYKKTPDTTGGEWEDF; from the coding sequence ATGTTGCACTTTTTTAATCGATTAAAAGTAGGTACAAAGATTTTAGTAGGATACTTTGTTGCGCTAGTGCTGATGCTTATGATTGGTTCAATCACACTTGTACAACTGAATAAAGTTAATGGCACTGTGGTGACGTTAACAGATAACTTGGCACAAGAATTACATTTTACCAACGAGCTGATGAATCAGATTTTAGTTGTCCGACTTTACACTAGTCGTTATGTCAATTCCAAAAACGATGCAGATTTAAAGCTATATACGGCAGAAATAGAAAAGTTCTACCAACTGATTAAAACCGCTAATGAAAAAAACTTATTGAAAACACGCCCACGTATAGAACAAGTACAAAAAAGTGTAGAACAGTATCAAGCCTTACTTATGCAATTAGTTGATGTTTATAAACAACGCCAACAGAACATAGAGCAGGTTATTCTAGCACAAGGTGTTTTTATAGAAAATGAGTTACATCAACTAGTTACAGAAAATTTTAAAGCACAGGATATTAATCAGATTTATCAAACAAGTGCAATTCAACAATCATGGCTTTCAGTGCGGTTGAATGCGTCTAAATTTCTGGAAAAAGGCGATAATGCATGGATAGACAAATTTGAGGAAAGCCATCAAGCGGTACAAACGGAAATTGCTACCTTAAAGCAGACTGGCAATAGTCCCATTATTGCAGAGATAGAAAAAGCCATTCAAAAATATATGGAAAGCTTTAATCAAATTAAAGCAGGTTATGCCTATGAAGTAGATGCGACTAAACAATTACGTATTTATGGCGCAGATGTCCGTGATAACGTTGAAAATATTATTAATGATATTACGGCTGATTTTGAATCGGCCAAACAAACAGCACAAGCAACGGTACAGCAAACAGTTATTAGTACGGGTAGCACCTTGCTTGGCGCAATTATTATTAGCTTAGGTTTTGGTTTTGGTATTACGCGTAGTATTACTCGACAATTAGGGGGTGAACCTGCCGAAGTAGCAAGCATGGCTGAACGTATTGCGAATGGTGATTTAGCCTTCAACTCGGGTAAAAGACGCGAAGGATTATTTGGTTCTATGCAACTCATGCAACAACAATTACGTGAGCGTATAGAAGAAGATAAACGTATTGCTGACGAAGCACTACGGATTAATCAAGCCCTAGATAGCGTTACGACCAACGTTATCATTGCCGACAGCCACTTTAAAATTATTTATGCTAACAAAGCAGTACAAACCCTATTTCAACGTGAACAAGATAAATTCCGTCAAGAATTACCACAACTCAACACCACAAATCTTTGCGGACAAACTATTGACAGCCTGCATAAAGATTCACAAGCTCACCGCCGCATCCTCCAAAATCTTCAAAGAAGTGAACATTCCCGACTGGATTTAACCAGCCTTGTGATTGAATACATTGTCACGCCCGTAATAAGCCCACAAGGTGAACGTGTTGGCTATGTTAAAGAACTCCAAGACCGCACAGTAGAAGTGGCAACAGAACAAGAAATAAACAACGTTATTCATGCAGCCTCTCAAGGCGATTTTGAAAAACGGGTTGGACTAGCAGGAAAAACAGGGTTTTTTAAGTCTTTTAGTGAAGGCGTTAACCAAATCATGAACTACAACCAACTTGCGGTTGAAGATACCATGCGTATGTTTGCGGCATTAGCAAAAGGCGATTTAACCCAAAAAATTGACCGTAACTATCTTGGCTCACTAGAACAACTCAAAAACGATGCAAACAGCACTGTTGATAAACTAACTGAAATTATTACTTTTATTAAAGAAAGTGCAGATACAGTCAGTACCGCCTCTGAAGAAATATCTACAGGTAATATTAGTTTAAGCCAACGGACTGAAGAACAAGCCGCCTCGCTAGAAGAAACCGCTGCTAGCATGGAAGAAATGACCAGCACGGTGCAACAAAATGCGGACAATGCCCGCCAAGCCACCCAACTTGCCAGCACTGCCCGTGAACGCGCTGCTCAAGGACGTGGTGTTGTAGGGTCAGCCGTTCAAGCCATGAGTGCTATCAGCGAAAGTAGTCGACGTGTAGCTGATATTATCAGCGTTATTGATGAAATAGCCTTTCAAACCAACCTTCTTGCCCTTAATGCTGCTGTTGAAGCTGCTCGCGCGGGCGAACAAGGACGTGGTTTCGCAGTCGTCGCAACTGAAGTACGCAACTTAGCCCAGCGTAGCGCGAATGCAGCTAAAGAAATCAAAAACCTCATACGCGACAGTGTAGAAAAAGTCAAAGAAGGTACACAATTAGTCAATGAATCGGGTAATACCTTGCAAGAAATCGTCACTGCAGTCAAAAAAGTCAGTGATATTATTGCCGAAATTGCGGCCGCTAGTCAGGAACAATCATCAGGTATTCATCAAGTTAATAAAGCTATTAGCCAAATGGACGAGATGACCCAACAAAACGCTGCACTTGTTGAAGAATCTGCCTCTGCTAGTGAATCCATGACCGAACAAGCCCAACGATTACGGCAACAAGTCGCCTTTTTTCAAACAAACCGTACAATACAACGCAATAGCACACAGAAAACTGAACCCACGAAACCAAAAGCCGTTGATAAAGCCAGCCATTTTTTAGAAAAGGTTCAGAATAAAACCGAAAAATACAAAAAAACACCTGATACCACAGGTGGAGAATGGGAAGACTTTTAA
- a CDS encoding YgfZ/GcvT domain-containing protein, which translates to MEQWTQFLQQAGAHIEARTVLDFGQAAVEQQAVLQSDCILDLSTLGLLQVTGNDAEKFLQGQFTNDVRQVNGQRSQRSAWCNAKGRVLYTFQLIKRDNTYLILLPHEVLDAVQKRLKMFVLRSDVQFTDVSDQLPPIGVVGKNSQQLLANALGFSVPEETNASITQEQTTIVRIAGQIPRYIVISDLTTQSQTWQALQKHAKPVGTHAWQLLDILAGIPQIATVLSDEFIPQMLNYQAIGGINFKKGCYAGQEIVARMQYLATLKQRLYLVKIANSSTTPQAGDNLYGTADTQSIGKLVNIQAHPEGGYVGLAVLNIEQADSNPVYLQQTNGTVLDLLELPYDPTATMAA; encoded by the coding sequence ATGGAACAATGGACACAATTTTTACAACAAGCAGGCGCGCATATTGAAGCCCGCACGGTTCTAGACTTTGGACAAGCTGCTGTGGAACAACAAGCTGTTTTACAATCAGATTGTATTTTAGATTTATCCACATTAGGGTTACTCCAAGTAACAGGCAACGATGCGGAAAAATTTTTACAAGGACAATTCACCAACGATGTGCGCCAAGTTAATGGACAACGTAGCCAACGGAGTGCATGGTGTAATGCTAAAGGGCGTGTACTCTATACTTTTCAATTAATTAAACGTGATAATACTTATTTAATTCTATTACCTCATGAAGTCTTAGACGCAGTTCAAAAACGCTTGAAAATGTTTGTGTTACGTTCGGATGTCCAATTTACGGATGTATCTGACCAACTCCCACCTATTGGCGTTGTTGGTAAAAACAGCCAGCAACTGCTCGCAAACGCGCTCGGTTTCTCTGTTCCTGAAGAAACAAATGCCAGTATCACCCAAGAGCAAACAACGATTGTCCGCATCGCGGGACAAATCCCACGCTATATTGTTATCAGTGACTTAACAACACAAAGCCAAACATGGCAAGCACTACAAAAACACGCGAAACCTGTTGGTACACACGCATGGCAGTTGCTTGACATTCTTGCAGGTATCCCACAAATTGCGACTGTTTTAAGTGACGAGTTTATTCCACAGATGTTGAATTATCAGGCAATTGGTGGGATAAACTTTAAAAAAGGTTGTTATGCAGGACAAGAAATTGTTGCCCGTATGCAATATCTTGCGACACTTAAACAACGTCTTTACTTGGTTAAAATTGCCAATTCCTCAACCACACCTCAAGCGGGCGATAATTTATATGGCACAGCAGATACTCAGAGTATTGGTAAATTAGTGAATATTCAAGCTCATCCCGAAGGTGGCTATGTTGGGCTTGCGGTATTAAATATTGAACAAGCAGATAGTAACCCTGTGTATTTACAGCAAACAAATGGCACAGTGTTAGATTTATTAGAATTACCCTATGACCCAACGGCAACGATGGCAGCGTAG
- a CDS encoding DUF922 domain-containing Zn-dependent protease has protein sequence MKIFIVLLLLTASSVQATPVVDTETEYYVVDGKDARAIRADMNAKREGRYDAYTAWHVKWRFFWDKQPNTCTITKVKSTVSVKFTLPKLAEHTIANQDAKNRWNRYYHALIDHENGHRDFGVNAAKEIEAALLNMNSYKNCTILEKAANALAHKIVDEYIVDEKQYDIDTNHGLNNGAFFP, from the coding sequence ATGAAAATCTTTATTGTTTTACTATTACTAACTGCGAGTAGTGTGCAAGCAACGCCTGTGGTTGATACTGAAACAGAATACTATGTTGTAGATGGTAAAGATGCTCGCGCAATCCGAGCGGATATGAATGCTAAACGAGAGGGGCGTTATGATGCCTATACCGCATGGCATGTAAAGTGGCGTTTTTTCTGGGATAAACAACCGAATACTTGCACAATAACGAAGGTTAAAAGTACCGTTTCAGTTAAATTTACATTGCCTAAATTGGCAGAACATACGATTGCTAATCAAGATGCTAAAAACCGATGGAATCGTTATTACCATGCGTTAATTGACCATGAAAATGGGCATCGAGATTTCGGCGTGAATGCCGCAAAAGAAATTGAAGCGGCACTCTTGAATATGAATAGTTATAAAAATTGTACGATATTGGAAAAAGCAGCGAATGCGTTAGCCCACAAAATTGTGGATGAATATATTGTAGATGAGAAACAATATGATATTGATACAAATCATGGTTTGAATAACGGGGCGTTTTTTCCGTAA
- a CDS encoding ABC transporter permease: MNTRFTLHRWWAIVVKEFIQMRRDRLTFGMIIGIPLLQLTLFGFAINSDPKSLPTAILQADHSPHARTLLNAIRYSGYFQVVSTPETEAELATLLRQGEIQFALIIPPNFSRDLVRGERPVVLLQADATDPAATSNALAALTAIVQTSLDRDFQGALGFLHSQSPAVELRTHRLYNPEGITQYNIVPGLMGVVLTMTMVMITALAITRERERGTMENLLAMPVRPLEVMMGKIVPYIMIGYIQVALILLAARLLFNVPMLGSIWLLLIVSMIFIAANLAVGITYSTIARNQLQAMQMAFFFFLPSLLLSGFMFPFRGMPNWAQIIGECLPLTHFLRLVRGILLKGNGIADSIPHLIPIVIFTLVVIMIGTLKYRETLD; this comes from the coding sequence ATGAATACACGCTTTACCCTGCATCGCTGGTGGGCCATTGTAGTCAAAGAATTTATTCAAATGCGTAGAGACCGTCTCACTTTTGGAATGATTATAGGTATTCCACTGTTACAACTTACTTTATTCGGTTTTGCCATTAATTCTGACCCCAAAAGTTTACCAACAGCCATATTACAAGCTGACCACAGCCCACATGCACGTACTTTATTAAATGCCATTCGCTATAGTGGATATTTTCAAGTGGTTAGCACACCAGAGACCGAGGCTGAGTTAGCAACATTATTACGTCAGGGTGAGATTCAATTTGCACTGATTATTCCGCCTAATTTTTCCCGTGATTTAGTCCGTGGTGAACGCCCTGTTGTCTTACTACAAGCAGATGCAACAGACCCCGCTGCTACCAGCAACGCACTAGCCGCCTTAACTGCGATTGTGCAAACAAGTTTAGACCGTGATTTTCAAGGTGCATTAGGCTTTTTACACAGCCAATCACCCGCAGTAGAGCTACGCACACACCGTTTATATAACCCAGAAGGTATCACACAATACAATATTGTCCCCGGATTAATGGGGGTAGTACTGACCATGACAATGGTGATGATTACCGCGTTAGCGATTACCCGAGAACGAGAACGTGGCACGATGGAAAACCTATTGGCAATGCCCGTGCGTCCATTAGAAGTGATGATGGGAAAAATCGTGCCGTATATTATGATTGGTTATATTCAAGTCGCTCTAATTCTGCTTGCAGCACGGCTACTGTTTAATGTACCAATGTTAGGCAGTATATGGTTGTTGCTGATAGTCAGCATGATTTTTATTGCAGCCAACTTAGCCGTAGGCATTACCTACTCAACAATTGCGCGAAATCAATTACAAGCCATGCAAATGGCATTTTTCTTTTTTCTGCCATCGCTTTTATTATCAGGGTTTATGTTTCCGTTTCGTGGAATGCCAAATTGGGCGCAAATCATTGGAGAATGTTTGCCATTAACACATTTTTTGCGTTTGGTGCGTGGGATTTTATTAAAAGGCAATGGCATTGCAGACAGCATTCCGCATTTAATTCCCATCGTTATTTTTACCTTAGTGGTGATTATGATAGGCACGTTAAAATATCGGGAAACATTGGATTAA
- a CDS encoding ABC transporter ATP-binding protein, translating to MSALINLRATETADFVIKVEQLSKTFGTRCVVNNLALRIKRGEIYGFLGPNGSGKTTTMRMLCGLLTPDTGKGICLNYDILRDSNKIKQKVGYMTQKFSLYEDLTIRENLDFVARLYHLPHRQERVWASLEQLGLSTRANQLAGVLSGGWKQRLALAACLLHEPQLLLLDEPTAGVDPAARRDFWEQIHHLSATGMTTLVSTHYMDEAERCHRLAYIAYGNLLADGTVQEVLDGSGLTTWVVCGIDLWQLQSQLKQLPAVEQAVAFGNQLHVSGRDIDALNTSLQSYQQDTRYQWTLAHPSLEDVFISLMQTAQDTSL from the coding sequence ATGTCAGCACTTATTAATTTACGGGCAACAGAAACAGCGGATTTTGTTATTAAGGTAGAACAATTAAGTAAAACATTTGGTACGCGCTGTGTGGTTAATAACTTAGCTTTGCGTATTAAACGCGGCGAAATTTATGGTTTTTTAGGCCCAAATGGCAGTGGTAAGACCACGACAATGCGGATGCTATGCGGTTTATTAACCCCAGACACGGGAAAAGGTATTTGTTTAAATTATGATATTTTGCGTGACTCCAATAAAATTAAACAAAAAGTGGGGTATATGACGCAAAAATTCAGTTTATATGAAGACTTAACGATTAGAGAAAATTTAGATTTTGTTGCACGACTATATCACCTTCCACATCGCCAAGAACGTGTGTGGGCAAGTTTAGAACAATTAGGATTAAGTACCCGAGCAAATCAATTAGCGGGTGTATTATCAGGTGGTTGGAAACAACGCCTTGCACTCGCTGCCTGTTTATTGCACGAACCCCAATTACTGCTCTTAGATGAACCTACCGCAGGCGTTGACCCCGCTGCCCGTCGTGATTTTTGGGAACAAATTCACCACCTATCTGCAACAGGGATGACTACCCTAGTTAGCACACACTACATGGATGAAGCAGAACGTTGTCATCGTTTAGCCTATATTGCTTATGGTAACTTATTGGCAGATGGCACGGTTCAAGAAGTGTTAGACGGGTCAGGACTCACGACATGGGTAGTCTGTGGAATAGATTTATGGCAACTACAATCACAGTTAAAACAACTACCTGCGGTTGAACAAGCGGTCGCTTTTGGTAATCAACTACATGTGAGCGGACGCGATATCGATGCACTAAATACCAGTTTACAAAGCTATCAACAAGATACACGCTATCAATGGACATTAGCACATCCCAGTTTAGAGGATGTATTCATCAGTTTGATGCAAACCGCACAGGATACCAGTTTATGA